The following are encoded together in the Hydractinia symbiolongicarpus strain clone_291-10 chromosome 14, HSymV2.1, whole genome shotgun sequence genome:
- the LOC130625998 gene encoding uncharacterized protein LOC130625998, giving the protein METLYPVDWDDTMTLPVFSENEEIDLEISGKRKGKEVIGPAHLKIAKKDQSSDDDLENDVEEHYTDMDGATSSRFLTPYERHHLLDTAPDFYRITNISLSGK; this is encoded by the exons ATGGAAACTTTAT ATCCTGTAGATTGGGACG ACACAATGACCCTACCTG TTTTCTCAGAGAACGAAGAAATTGACTTAGAAA tttcagGGAAAAGAAAAGGGAAAG AGGTAATTGGCCCTGCCCACCTAAaaa TTGCAAAAAAAGATCAATCGTCTGATGACGATTTGGAAAACGATG TTGAAGAGCATTACACAGATATGG ATGGGGCAACTAGCTCCCGTTTTCTAACACCAT ACGAAAGGCACCACTTGTTGGAT ACGGCGCCAGATTTTTATCGGATCACCAATATAAGTTTAAGTggtaagtaa